Proteins from a genomic interval of Phyllopteryx taeniolatus isolate TA_2022b chromosome 3, UOR_Ptae_1.2, whole genome shotgun sequence:
- the ccdc92 gene encoding coiled-coil domain-containing protein 92 isoform X1: MKGLSLECPRWSTLAQVLSSASSAHFCFFRFRCRRIARKQFDRLRNVNGGLFFFSCVPRASARTESAMASANVTLENQLHSAQKNLLFLQQDHADTLKGLHAEIRRLQQQCTDLTYELTLRSSDPSDGGEARSRELQRRCEELEAELKKKEEENTELLRDLEQKNAMIFVLENTIKEREKKYLEELKMKSHKLALLSGELEQRAGTIAYLTSQLHATKKKLLAGSSSEGSPNVSPVASFKPAPPPPPAKDGQPETPRRRMRKSLSQPLHPELTEVYRLGADGKRVVLREAVDAMPDPTPFLQAGRESPDPQVLRERPAVIPPIASERPPAGARRSPARDRQYGAHVGVAHRIPHGSPRLAPPQAELETLAVDRVKEEKVVRKRSGADRTV; encoded by the exons ATGAAAGGTCTCTCTCTGGAATGTCCGCGCTGGTCCACGCTCGCTCAGGTCCTTTCATCTGCAAGCTCGGctcatttctgtttttttcgcTTCCGGTGCCGACGAATTGCTCGGAAGCAATTCGACCGGCTGCGAAACGTGAACGGTGgcttatttttcttctcttgtgTTCCGCGTGCGTCGGCGCGAACGGAATCAGCCATGGCGTCGGCCAACGTCACGCTGGAGAATCAGCTGCACAGCGCCCAGAAAAACCTGCTCTTCCTCCAGCAGGACCACGCCGACACACTGAAGGGGCTGCATGCCGAGATCCGCCGACTGCAGCAGCAATGCACAG ACCTGACGTACGAGCTCACCTTACGAAGCTCCGATCCTTCAG ACGGCGGCGAGGCGAGGTCCCGAGAGCTGCAAAGGAGGTGTGAGGAGCTGGAGGCGGAgctgaagaagaaggaggaggagaacacCGAGCTGCTCAGGGACCTGGAGCAGAAGAACGCCATGATCTTCGTCCTGGAAAACACCATCAAGGAGCGGGAGAAGAAGTACCTGGAGGAGCTGAAGATGAAGAGCCACAAGCTGGCCCTTCTGTCCGGAGAGTTGGAGCAGCGGGCCGGCACCATCGCTTACCTCACGTCGCAGCTTCACGCCACCAAGAAGAAACTTCTGGCGGGCAGCTCCTCGGAGGGGAGCCCCAACGTCAGCCCGGTCGCCTCCTTCAAGcccgcgccgccgccgccgccggccaAAGACGGGCAGCCCGAAACCCCGCGCCGCCGCATGAGGAAGAGCCTCTCCCAGCCTCTCCACCCCGAGCTGACCGAGGTGTACCGGCTCGGCGCCGACGGCAAGCGGGTGGTCCTGCGCGAGGCCGTGGACGCGATGCCCGACCCGACGCCCTTCCTGCAGGCGGGCAGAGAGTCTCCGGATCCGCAGGTGCTACGGGAACGGCCCGCCGTCATCCCTCCCATCGCCTCGGAGCGCCCGCCCGCCGGCGCCCGTCGCAGCCCGGCTCGGGACCGCCAGTACGGGGCTCACGTGGGCGTGGCTCACCGCATCCCCCACGGATCCCCTCGCTTGGCCCCGCCCCAAGCGGAGCTGGAGACTCTGGCGGTGGACCGGGTGAAAGAGGAGAAGGTTGTGCGGAAGCGTTCCGGGGCTGACAGGACAGTTTGA
- the chmp7 gene encoding charged multivesicular body protein 7 has translation MSSADWDDDERMNFLFSDFKETRDVNTMDWDSKMEFWAPRVLQSCRERRSVSVNVRELNEIFRRKETSPLGLPTVLDAMARRGELQRESEFAAKADCGWLWWGVGVLLVKPLKWTFSSVLGASPAPSEESFVVLQLAKEKAAEVLRIYRSSEFASRSVISFEELRAVSSGACADESALRTTLLQLQRDKQVAVSLHEGEKIVKFCQPGQARVSSVTDVDIGIYQLRRSEKLLEERLEKLGPEADKCREEARVLLREGKKTQALRCLRGRKRLEKRADGLFGQLESIRGILDRVAQSQTDKTVLQAYRAGMAGLRLSLEDVTVEGAESIVEQIQELCDKQDEVNQAISGGVTSSAADDDELEEELNSLLDESKMYPEVPNELPPSLAGDDLLDSLPAVPQTDLNVGTEQLEEELRQLML, from the exons ATGTCGAGCGCCGACTGGGACGACGACGAACGCATGAATTTCCTCTTCTCCGACTTCAAAGAGACCCGCGACGTCAACACGATGGACTGGGACAGCAAAATGGAGTTCTGGGCGCCTCGGGTGCTCCAAAGCTGCAGGGAGCGCCGCAGCGTGAGCGTCAACGTCCGCGAGCTCAACGAGATCTTCCGGAGGAAGGAGACTTCTCCTCTGGGCTTGCCCACCGTCTTGGACGCCATGGCGAG ACGCGGGGAGCTTCAGCGGGAGTCTGAGTTCGCCGCCAAGGCGGATTGCGGCTGGCTGTGGTGGGGCGTGGGCGTCCTGCTGGTCAAGCCTCTCAAATGGACCTTCTCGTCCGTGCTGGGGGCAAGCCCGGCACCTTCCGAGGAGTCCTTTGTTGTCCTGCAACTGGCGAAG GAGAAAGCAGCTGAAGTGCTCCGGATTTACCGAAGCAGTGAATTTGCAAGTCGCTCCGTCATATCGTTCGAAGAGCTGCGCGCTGTCTCGTCGGGCGCGTGTGCCGACGAAAGCGCCCTGCGCACGACGCTTCTGCAGCTGCAGAGGGACAAACAAGTGGCCGTCTCCTTGCACGAGGGGGAGAAG attgtgAAATTTTGCCAACCCGGGCAGGCTCGCGTCTCCTCCGTCACTGACGTCGATATCGGAATCTACCAGTTACGGCGCAGTGAGAAACTGCTGGAGGAGCGTCTGGAGAAACTGGGCCCGGAGGCTGATAA GTGCCGAGAGGAAGCAAGAGTTCTACTTcgggaagggaaaaaaacacag GCTCTGCGGTGTCTGAGAGGCCGCAAAAGGCTGGAAAAGAGAGCAGACGGCTTGTTTGGGCAGCTGGAGTCCATTCGAGGCATCCTGGATCGCGTAGCTCAGTCGCAGACCGATAAAACG GTGCTGCAAGCGTACCGGGCGGGAATGGCCGGCCTCAGACTCTCGCTCGAGGACGTGACGGTGGAAGGTGCCGAAAGCATTGTTGAGCAAATCCAGGAG CTATGTGACAAACAAGACGAGGTGAACCAAGCCATATCTGGAGGAGTGACCTCTTCAG ccGCTGATGATGATGAGCTGGAGGAAGAACTGAACTCTCTGCTGGACGAATCCAAAATGTATCCGGAGGTTCCGAACGAGCTGCCGCCGAGCTTGGCGGGTGACGACCTGCTGGATTCTCTGCCGGCTGTCCCTCAAACTGACCTGAATGTTGGCACCGAGCAGCTGGAAGAAGAACTCCGGCAGTTGATGCTCTAA
- the ccdc92 gene encoding coiled-coil domain-containing protein 92 isoform X2 codes for MASANVTLENQLHSAQKNLLFLQQDHADTLKGLHAEIRRLQQQCTDLTYELTLRSSDPSDGGEARSRELQRRCEELEAELKKKEEENTELLRDLEQKNAMIFVLENTIKEREKKYLEELKMKSHKLALLSGELEQRAGTIAYLTSQLHATKKKLLAGSSSEGSPNVSPVASFKPAPPPPPAKDGQPETPRRRMRKSLSQPLHPELTEVYRLGADGKRVVLREAVDAMPDPTPFLQAGRESPDPQVLRERPAVIPPIASERPPAGARRSPARDRQYGAHVGVAHRIPHGSPRLAPPQAELETLAVDRVKEEKVVRKRSGADRTV; via the exons ATGGCGTCGGCCAACGTCACGCTGGAGAATCAGCTGCACAGCGCCCAGAAAAACCTGCTCTTCCTCCAGCAGGACCACGCCGACACACTGAAGGGGCTGCATGCCGAGATCCGCCGACTGCAGCAGCAATGCACAG ACCTGACGTACGAGCTCACCTTACGAAGCTCCGATCCTTCAG ACGGCGGCGAGGCGAGGTCCCGAGAGCTGCAAAGGAGGTGTGAGGAGCTGGAGGCGGAgctgaagaagaaggaggaggagaacacCGAGCTGCTCAGGGACCTGGAGCAGAAGAACGCCATGATCTTCGTCCTGGAAAACACCATCAAGGAGCGGGAGAAGAAGTACCTGGAGGAGCTGAAGATGAAGAGCCACAAGCTGGCCCTTCTGTCCGGAGAGTTGGAGCAGCGGGCCGGCACCATCGCTTACCTCACGTCGCAGCTTCACGCCACCAAGAAGAAACTTCTGGCGGGCAGCTCCTCGGAGGGGAGCCCCAACGTCAGCCCGGTCGCCTCCTTCAAGcccgcgccgccgccgccgccggccaAAGACGGGCAGCCCGAAACCCCGCGCCGCCGCATGAGGAAGAGCCTCTCCCAGCCTCTCCACCCCGAGCTGACCGAGGTGTACCGGCTCGGCGCCGACGGCAAGCGGGTGGTCCTGCGCGAGGCCGTGGACGCGATGCCCGACCCGACGCCCTTCCTGCAGGCGGGCAGAGAGTCTCCGGATCCGCAGGTGCTACGGGAACGGCCCGCCGTCATCCCTCCCATCGCCTCGGAGCGCCCGCCCGCCGGCGCCCGTCGCAGCCCGGCTCGGGACCGCCAGTACGGGGCTCACGTGGGCGTGGCTCACCGCATCCCCCACGGATCCCCTCGCTTGGCCCCGCCCCAAGCGGAGCTGGAGACTCTGGCGGTGGACCGGGTGAAAGAGGAGAAGGTTGTGCGGAAGCGTTCCGGGGCTGACAGGACAGTTTGA